A single window of Syntrophotalea acetylenica DNA harbors:
- a CDS encoding TonB-dependent receptor: MANWTANLDMKGFRFTPTVRYLGKRYADVENEYSVKSHVVVDLTLSRRFKLAERRAITLVASVTNLLDEDYISIISAGDTSIGRDAPTYYPGAPRTFFASLQFDF; the protein is encoded by the coding sequence ATGGCCAACTGGACGGCAAACCTGGACATGAAGGGTTTCAGGTTCACCCCCACGGTTCGCTATCTGGGCAAACGCTACGCCGACGTGGAAAACGAATACAGCGTCAAATCCCATGTGGTGGTCGATCTGACCCTGAGCAGGCGCTTCAAACTTGCCGAAAGACGCGCAATTACGCTGGTCGCCTCCGTTACCAACCTGCTGGACGAGGACTATATTTCCATTATATCGGCCGGTGATACCTCCATCGGGCGGGATGCGCCAACCTACTATCCAGGCGCGCCACGCACCTTTTTCGCTTCGCTCCAGTTCGACTTCTGA